The sequence ACTTCTGCAGTCCTGCATGTAGCTCTGTATGAGGcacttacattttcttctaattgTTCAAAGTAACtggatgaggccaggcacagtggctcatgcctaaaatcccagcactttgagaggctgatgcaggtggatcacctgaggtcaggggttcgagaccagcctggccaacgtggtgaaacctcatctctactaaaaattaaaaaattagccaggcatggtgccacatgcctgtaatcccagctactcaggaggctgaggcaggagaattgtttgaacccaggaggcggaggttgcagtgaactgagatcttgccattgcataccagcctgggcaacagagcaaaaactctgtctcaaaacgaaacaagtaaacaaacaaaaagtgactGGACAAGGAGCTAGAGAAGGAGAAGAATGTGAGGATGGGAAGTTATGACTGGAAGAGTTAGCCGCATTTGCACTCAGTTTTCCTATCACTCcacaagaagaaaatcaaaaaaatCTGCAAACCTTTCCATTAATGCAGCCAAAACAGTAAATTCCCGATGGTTATTAGTCAATTCAAAGACCCTCTGATCAGTtattttgttcagctttttacattGCAGCACATCTTATCTCAATTTCACTAATCTCAGAAAAATATTTACCTTTCCTCTTTTGATAGGAAAATAAGTTTTcttcttcctattttatttttgttctccaTGAGGCTATTTCTGAAACAGAAGGATGTGAGCCTTGATTGACAGGATCCCCTGTCTTGCTTTCAGCTGCTTACCTTTCCCTCTGCCCCTCAGATTTCCTTCTCCTAACCCATGAAGAGTAGGCCAGGTACAGCTCTGGGCAGACTCAGTGGATGAGGTACTTGGCTGTTAAAATGATGTGTCTTGAATATAATCGATTGTGAACATTTTCCtgaattcaaaaattatttttcctgtcaTTTGGAATATCTTCCTCAGCTTTGCTATTTTACCTTCTCTTTCTGAAAGTcttacacacacgtacacacacacacagatacacacatatttatatatatttataatgtatctTTGGTATaaacatgtacatatatttagtaatttctaatatctatttaaatttacaatatgtactttataattattacaatattatatatgttattgtatattaatatattaactaATATTAATGATGCATAGTAATTTTACATTATAttgcttataaaatataatttatatttaaataaatctattaaacatatatataaaaattatatatttaaataaatctatttaaatatatatatttaaataaatctatttaaatatatatatttaaatataactatttaaatatatatatttaaatataactatTTCCCTTTTTTGGAGGGCCTCTGGGTATCTAGTCAAAGAGCAGCATGGGGAAAATAACATGACTGAGAAGGACCTGTGGATTCTCTCCCTAACAGGTTACCAGCACAACTTTGACACCTATGATGATAGCTTAATCACAGACCTCAATACACCCTATGATTATGAGTCTTTGATGCACTACCAGCCTTTCTCATTTAACAAGAATGCAAGTGTTCCCACCATCACAGCCAAGATCCCTGAGTTTAACTCCATTATCGGACAGCGCCTGGATTTCAGTGCCATTGATTTAGAGAGGCTGAACCGAATGTACAATTGCAGTGAGTATCTCAGTTTCTGAGAACTTGGTAAACTAGCCTCAGCAGAGATTCCCTCAGCCTTAGAGATTTCCTTTACATTTTCCTTTACTCTTCTTTAATGTACTAGCTAAAAGAATAAGAACAAACTTTTGTTGGTCTACCTCTAGACCCATTTGTTTaagtattgtctatggctgtttttgtgctacaatggcagagttgagtagttaaaaacaaaaaacaaacaaagaaaactgtaACACCAACCTTACAGGATGGTTATAAAAACTAATTATGTAGTTGTGTTTTGTAAAGTCAAAGTACTGGACAAATGTAAGGAGCTGTTATTGTCTAgcttcttttgcttcttttggaGGATGCATTATTACATAAAGGTCAAGATAGGTGATGGACTTGAAAGCATTTTGTATCCTGTAAAATTGTTTACCTACGTTAGTTTTTCCTAGAGTAATCTAATCCTCTGGGGCAGAGTGTTTTCTAAAGATGATCCCACTAGCCTTTAGAGATAAAATGTTTGATTCTGTTCAATAAGTATGTACAAAAGACCTACTAAGCCAAGTATTATAGGTATCTTGTTCTTGATCTAAAGGAGTTTATGGTTGGTATTTACATGGCAGAGAatgattatagattttttttatcttgactCTGTGAGGTAGGTAGGGTTGTGTCTATATATTAGCAAGTACTAAGATCTGATGACAGTAAGATTTGCATTTGAGAAAAAGTCAAGATAACAAGCTTGTGATCCTGTCGTATCTGAACAATGAGGTTTTAGTGGCTTAAGACATTAGCTATTTGGAATGACTGTCTTTCATTTTTAACCagatgataaaaatataatttgcagCCACAACTCACACTCTTTTGGACCACTGTACTTTTGAGAAGGCAAACATCTGTGGAATGATTCAGGGCACCAGGGATGACACTGACTGGGTCCATCAGGACAGTGCTCAGGCTGGAGAAGTGGATCACACCTTGTTGGGACAATGCACAGGTCAGtgaaagtggaaagcaaacacATTGATGTGGTTCACCAGGTTCAATTAGGTTATGCCAGCCACCATGTTTTGCCTCAGTCAGAATGTTAGTTATCAAACTTGAAAATCTgaacaaggacaaaaaacattTCTCATATCTTCATTATTAACTCAATAAAAAGCATCCAGTCTCTGGGCACACAAAAGAAAGATGCATTTAAGCAAAACTGATATCGGTATATGATTGATAAGATAAAACCTCCTAAATAAAGGCAATGTCTCTAGAGCCACACCCTCCtacagaaatataatgtgagtcaCATATGTAATGTAGAATTTTCTAATGTCCATGTGAATCTGGCTCTGTGGCACAATGGATAACACATGGGACTTTTAACATCTACacgaaaaagtaaaagaaaacacgtgaaattaattttaataatgtatttttaactcAGTATATCCAAATAGTagcatttcaacatgtaatcaatataaaagttATTATGAGATGCTTCACATTTTTCAGGCTAAGTATTTTAAACTTGACACATATTTTACTCCTACAGTACATCTCAGTTTGCACTGGCCACAATTCAAGCACTCAATAGCCACATAGGTTTGGTAGCCACCGTATTGGATAGCATAGCTTCAGATACCTCCTATATATGGTGTAGTGAAAAAGACAGACCTGGTTTGAAATATAGCTTCACCACTTACTAATTGTGACCACAGGAGGTTGTTGTCATATGTGTGCTTTTTCTAAAAGTCGTGGCTTTTGCAAACCTCTGTAAACTTCAAGATATGGATGTCTACTTCACAGTGACAATGGAAGAAGATAATGCATACAAAGCCCCCACCTGCAGACCAGCAGCTTCACTCCCCATTTTTccatcttccttttctctccagaggttccatttattttgcttttctattttagcCTTCTAGTATTCTGTGCCTGCCATTGAAATCATCTTAACCATATTTGGAAGCAGGTGAGGTTACAGAtattatatctttttaaagaCCAGACTATTGCGAAGTCACTTAGTCCGTAACTGTCTGAGAGTTGGTGAGATTCCCTtcccagaaggaacacagcctgTCACCCAGATACCAGGCCACCACAGGGAATGTCAGAGGTGATAAGCCACTGACAGTTTTCCTCCATCTTTGGAAGACGGTAAAAGTTTCTGTCACAGATCAGATTATCAAACATATCATCCCAAGTGTCCAAAGATTGATCCAAGCCTGAAGTGCTCTCTAAATTTCCGTTGTAGCCTCTAATCCAACCTATTCTGTGGGCTTCCTGCTAGGCTAATGTACAATTGCCAGCTAAACACAAAGGTGATCTTTATTGTGAGAGGAATCTGCTGAAAAAATGTTCTAGTAAGAGAAAAGGACCACAGCCCAGAAGAAAGATCTGGAAAAGCTGTATCAGGTTAACTTGAGCAGCTATTATGCTTCTTTCACAAGAGGTATTTAATGGAACATGTCCCTCTGCTAGAGAGCTCTTGCATAGTTACAGGTGGATGTGTAGACATGAAGAGCTTGAAGGATCCGTTGGGAGGATCCCTCCCATTCAAAACCAACGGAAATAAACACCTAGGTATTGGCAGAGCTGGGGATAATTCAGGCCTCCTGAGTTTTGGGCTTGAATTATTTGACTCTCAATTCATGCTTCATAAAACACCTGGGCTAGAATTCCTGAGTAAGAATTACCTAGAAAGCTTTTTAGCCTTGtgcgctctttttttttttttttttcctaacccaGGCattcaatatataattataattcagAGGTCTCAGGCAAGTTCAAATATTGAGAAGAAGATACAAGGAAATATAATTTGCCCTGATATAATATTAAAGTTGCTTGATATTTTAAGCTTGGTGGGAAGCTTATTTAAACCATCATTGCTTGCTGCTGATATGAAAGGCAAGTGCCTCAGTGTGAGGCAGGATGAAGCTGGGAGTATCACAGAGCAATGCTGGAGTACCCAGCACTATACTGTACactcactttatttttatcttgtgaAATGTTTTGATTGAAGTATTTTGATATGGAGTTGAGTGTTGGCACACAGTATAAAGAACCTCTTCATATGCAAGAATTTTTCATTGTGCTTGACTTTGACAAGTGTGTGGTTTACCAAATGGTACATTTGTTTGGCTGCTTGATTGTTCTTAGGGGAAAGAGTTTTGAGATATCTGAGTCAGGTAAACCTATCTCTGGCACTAATGTAGACACTTTTCACCCTCTTCAGTGTCCTTCCAATGCCTTCCTTTACATTCAGGGGAAATTTCCATTTAGTCTCTAATGTGTCCTGAATAGCCCTTCTTATAATATAGTAAAGATTATTTTTTTGCCACTGATAATACACGCAGTTGTTAGGCTAGCAACAGGGGAAACTGAACCCTTATCATTGTCAATGTTTAAAACCAAATCCTAAATCTTTGAATTCCAGTGTCTTATACAACGACCAGACCAACCCAACTCTTTTCCTTGGAATGAATCTCTAATTTAAAGAATGAAGTCAATGAGAAAAatagaattcatctcacagacaccaaattccattaaacattgcttGAAGACCGTTTTTCTTTAAGTCAGAGGTATATATTTCACAATCTTGGAACAAAGGCAATCAAACACAACAGTGGAGAGCAAGCTTTAGCCAGTGACTAAGTCCATTGAGACAGAATATTTACTGACAAAtgtccttctttttattttcctccgAAGAGTTCTAGCTTTTGTTGCCTGGACAATGGCTGTGGTTCACTATTTCGCTTTGTTTGGGTGGACAGAACCCTGGGGTGTGGGAAGCCAGACGTGTGATGTTTGGCTGCTCTTTCCATAGGTGCCGGCTACTTCATGCAGTTCAGCACCAGCTCGGGGTCCGCGGAAGAGGCAGCCCTACTGGAGTCTCGGATTCTTTACCCAAAGAGGAAGCAGCAGTGCCtgcaatttttctataaaatgacaGGAAGTCCTTCAGACAGACTCGTTGTCTGGGTCAGGAGGGATGACAGCACAGGCAATGTTCGCAAGCTGGTGAAGGTGCAGACTTTTCAAGGTACTTAGAGGCATTCACACGAGGAATGGATTGGGTTAAAATCTGGGATCCcgcttcttcttctccttccctctttcctcctactcctccttcttctctctctcctcctccttttcctccatccacttcctcctcttctcaGAGCCTATCATAACGTATGGCATGTTTTAATTACTCTATGAATGTTTTAACCACTGAGAAATTAGAAGCAGTATCTTGGACTTAGGTAGGGATGAAATACACTTTTGTAAGAAGCCAATCAGAATATACAAATCCAGTTTTCACTAGAAATTTAGAGAAAGCAAAGGCCAAGACTGAGAAAATGGATGGCTCAGGAGTGGAGATAAGAAGGTAAAAGACCTGTAGGAATTGATGCTGCTGGAGAGAGAGTAGTTAAATAGTTGAccagctcacacctggaatctcagcactttgggaggccgaggtgggtggatcacaaggtcaggagattgagatcatcctggccagcatggtgaaaccccatctctactaaaaatgcaaaaattagctgggcgtggtgccacgcgcacatgtagtcccagctacttgggaggttgaggcgggagaattgctggaacctgggaggcggagtgagccaagattgcaacactgcactccaggctggtgacagagcaagactccatctaaaaaaaaaaaaaaaaaaaaaaaaaatttgaccatAGTGTTTTGCAtctgtttcagaaaaacaaatgataCCATTATTTAATATGCTGAAGTAACTTGAAGCCTACTTGTGAAATTGGTGGCAAATAAATCATTGGTATATGTTAACTTCCTATAATCACTAACATGTTCCTAAGTGTcactttgtatatatatatatatatatatataagaaggtCAGCATGTAAATGATTATAGATAGAGAAACTTTTTGTTGAAAAGTAAGAAAGCTTGTCTCCCTTTTCCTAGTTATGAAtgaaccaccaccacaacaaaagaaagcaaatactTTGTTTATAACCCTGGATCTTCATTTATGGCCAGATTATCCTAGCATCCAACTGCCTACCTTAGCATTTAATTTATCAATTGAAATGAGTCCagggaaaggaattttttttatgtATCTGCTGTTCTTGAAGGAGAAACCTTCCTTAGAGGTCACTTGTAAGAACAGGTGCCCAAATCGCCTATATCCAAGCCACTCTGGGCTGCCTGGGAACTCTACAAATCACAGTTTTGAGGGGTTCACTTTTCTGGTTGAAATTTATTATAGTTTATATGATGAAAGGATGACAGCTAGATACTCTTTAAGAGTTGAGGATGTGTTATGTTACCAaggattataaatatttaatgagaaaatgaGTTAGAGTTTCAATAATATTGATGGGACCTATTATCACTCCCTTTCATCTAAAGCTAAAAGTGTTACTTCTAAGTATGAAATCAATCAAGCAAACATCCTATGCTTAATTTAGTTTCTTACACTGCTGTGCTTTGTGTTTCATTGAATTCAGAGTATGTCTGTGTACGTTCCCTGGGAACACTGTATGAATGGGTTTTTTAAGTAGTCTGTTCTGATACTGGTTTGTCAATGAAACTTTTCAAAAAGGTTAGCTGAATATTACTTAGTGTTGTTTATGTGATATTCAACTTAAGACAGTTGCAACCAATTTTAATAGCTTTTAAGTTTtgcaaaatgtatattttgacCAAAACACTTACACACAAAATGACTCCATATGCAtatctgtatataatatatgttacataCATAATGCTTATATACAAACTTACATGAAAAATGTTGGCATACAactatgtgtatgtacacacacatgcacacacacacgtttttacTGAGGCCAGGACTTCCTTATAGAAGACAATTCTGAACTAACAGGGATTAGATTTGTCTCAAACAATCTTAGTAGCATTATTGCCTGACTGATTTAGGGTGGCCCTGTGGAAGCATGTAAACGAAACCATCTTAATAATTTCATAGATGAATCTCTGCCTATATGGTATAGCCTCTTGGGTCTCCTTCCCAGTGCCAGATTCCCCCATCTCAACCTCATTTTGACATCctatattaagaaaaaacaaagcaggtACTAATCAGCAAGAACAGAATCCTATTCTCTTGACAGAATTCCCATGATCTATAACCTGCTGGATAAATAGTTCAAACCTATATCTCTGTTCCTATTCCTAGACTTTCTGGCATCTATTACCTTGCAAGTCCATGTGTCTTCCACTAGGCTGCCGTGCTCTCCCCAGGAGATGGCAGCTGCCTAGATTTGTATGTTACAGAGGTGGTTGTGTGCCTTCTCTACCTCTCTCCTATGTTCCCATGTAACCTGACCACACAGGCCATAATCAGCTCCACCCTAAGAAACAGAACATTGTTAGACCTGTCCCTTGAAGTTGTCCTTAGAGAGAATGGCCTGAAAACAAAGGGAGATTAAAGGTCTTTTCCTTTTCAGGGAAAGTATGGTTCTATAAGTAGATTTCTggttaaaagacacagaagaaggaaaaaagacactCATCTGTAAGAACTCAGTTTAGCCAACATGACTTCCACTTGGAAGcatttttcctctcctcttcaaGCCCAACTCTAGGGAATATCCTGTGCAAAAATATCAGTGTAGGCGCATCTCTTTGCGGAATTGAGTTGCTTTGCTTTCGCAGTTTCCTCTCTCCAGTACCCCCAAGCTCCTGTCTGGCTTCTTATGCTGTTCAACCCAGGATCCCACGTTCTAGAACAGCCTTCTCACTATCTTTCCTCAGCTCTTAATTTGAAAGTCCCACTTCTAGTTCATGCTCAGAGAAAAAGCAAGTAGACCAAATCTTTATGAGAATGTGCGTTTCTAGACAATAGTACTCTCTTTGGCTTACTTCACTCCCCTACATGGTAGACTTTCAGACaatataaggaagagaaaaaagtctAGATGTTGGAGACGGAGTCAGTTTCAGGTAGGGAAGATCCAGTCAGTCCTACAGGTTATTATCTGCTCGTCAGCATTCCTTATAGCTCTCTGGCAACAAGTGACAGGTCGGACCATATGGAGttactattttttgacttttggcTTAGAAAATGGCTATTTTATACGATTCAGCCTAACACTTGGGTTTTCTTTGCTAACATTTAGGGGTTACAGTTGAACCAGCCAACTCAGGAGGAAATCCAGAACCTGGATTCTTATACTGATAGTGGAAAACAAATTCATGGTTAAGATTTGAAtgtgaattataaaataaatcatagtattttaaaaaaccatttttcCTTATTAGATATGTAACTTtggaaaagttacttaacctgttTATAACAGTACCTATTttatagggctgttgtgaggatttaatgagataatttatgGAAAGCACATGGCACTGTGCCAAACTCATAATAAGTACTCATAAAGTGTTGGCCACAATTCTCACCAGCCTTGTTCTCTGTCCTCAGGAGATGATGACCATAATTGGAAAATTGCCCATGTAGTGCTCAAAGAGGAACAGAAGTTTCGCTACCTTTTCCAGGGCACAAAAGGCGACCCTCAGAACTCAGCTGGGGGAATTTACCTGGATGACATCACTCTGACAGAAACCCCCTGCCCCACAGGGGTCTGGACAGTCCGGAATTTCTCCCAAGTTCTTGAGAACACCAGCATAGGGGACAAGCTTCAGAGCCCTCGATTCTACAATTCAGAGGGATATGGTTTTGGGTTAACTTTATACCCAAATGGCAGAGAAAGCTCTGGCTACTTGAGACTTGCTTTTCACGTGTGCAGTGGGGAGAACGATGCTATCCTGGAGTGGCCAGTAGAAAACAGACAGGTGATAATTACAATCCTCGACCAGGAGCCCGATGTCCAAAACAGGATGTCCTCAAGCATGGTGTTCACTACCTCAAAGTCGCACACATCTCCAGGTGGGTGGTGTCAGCGTAAATAAGAACCGCCCCTTGAACCAGAGAGGCCCACAGATGTGATTCTGTGGTGCAAGAAAGAGTAACGTTCTCCTCACATTGTACGCTTGGGAATACCATTAACATAGTCTTCTTGGAGTTTCAAGTCAAGATTTTCAATGCCATCacatcctccttccctttcctaaATTCACTCATCAAACATCTATTGAGGGCTTACCATGTGCCAAACTCGGTGCTAGGTACTTAGAATACAAGTGAATCAGGTGATCCCTGCCTCACTGAGCTCATTGTGATTGAGGAAACAGATACTGCTAATCATTTATCAAATACTTGGAACTTTCTGGGCTCTGTGCAGAGCTAATGTACTTAGTCCTAAAATAGTACTCAATGTTACTATGTTCATGAAGTAAACTTACATCAGTAAAGAAATGggcaaactattttttttttttattttgagatggagtctccctctgtcgcccaggctggaatgtaatggcgcattctcggctcactgcaacctcaacctcccaggttcaagcaattctcctgtctcagactcccgagtagagatggggtttcaccgtgttgcccaggctggtcttgaactcctgagctcaggcaatccacctgcctcagcctcccaaagtgctaggattaaaggcgtgagccaccgctcctggcactaattttttttttcaaaagagaagACCTAAGCCTTAGAAGAAAGAAGCCGTAGCTGTCCCTCTCTTTTCATTAAGAAAGTCACTCAGTAGCAGACAACTGATCACTCAGAGCTGTGATTCTCTGCCTCTCTCATCTTTCAATTCTGAATTGCAATTCTGGAAAGAGTAAATAGCCTAATTTTTTTCCAAcatgttttttgatttttatatttatttatttatttatttatttatttatttatttatttatttctgattcaCAAAGCCCTGTATCCTCATTAAAGACAAACTGGAAAGTGAAGTCTAAAGAGGTAATGTGATTTTATGTTACCTACAACTTTGCAGCGATAAATGACACTGTCATCTGGGACAGGCCATCCAGGGTGGGAACCTATCATACGGACTGCAATTGTTTTAGAAGCATCGAATTGGGCTGGAGTGGTTTCATTTCCCACCAAATGCTGAAAAGGAGGAGTTTCCTGAAAAATGATGACCTCATCATGTTTGTGGACTTTGAAGGTACTTTTGTTGGTCTTCCTGAGTAAATAATCCTATGCTCTTGGCACTCTACTGATTTTATCCTGATTTTAAAGCACACATGGAGGGTGGGGATGAGGTTAAAAAAATGTGTTGTAGGAGAaccacattttattcaattgGTCAAGGACTCACATCTTTATTTTAATTGTCCttgaaagaaactgaaattttaggtcatctttttgataattttaTCAGAGGTAACAGTTCACTGATTTCAATTTAGTTTCCATCAGTCTATCCATGCTAACTTTATGCTTCATTTTgcaaattcaataaataaaaatgtgactggattactttaaaataaaagtagctAATACTGTGGGAATCAGCTGGATTCAAAGCCACTTTTCCATgtcactaggggtgatgggagacagaagCAGGCTGGGGAACTTTCATCAGAAGTGGGAGTTAATTGTAGTCAGTTACTAATCCTGGATCTTCCTTATGACCCTCTATTTCCTGAAGATATCACCCATCTCAGCCAGACTGAAGTTCCCACTAAAGGCAAAAGACTGAGCCCTCAAGGCCTCATTCTCCAAGGTCAGGAGCAGCAGGTCTCCGAAGAAGGTTCGGGAAAGGCCATGTTAG is a genomic window of Pongo pygmaeus isolate AG05252 chromosome 5, NHGRI_mPonPyg2-v2.0_pri, whole genome shotgun sequence containing:
- the MEP1A gene encoding meprin A subunit alpha isoform X2: MAWTTSTCILFFTLLFAHIAAVPIKYLPEENVHDSDFGELKDISEINLAAGLDLFQGDILLRKSRNGLRDPNTRWTFPIPYILADNLGLNAKGAILYAFEMFRLKSCVDFKPYEGESSYIIFQQFDGCWSEVGDQHVGQNLSIGQGCAYKAIIEHEILHALGFYHEQSRTDRDDYVNIWWDQILSGYQHNFDTYDDSLITDLNTPYDYESLMHYQPFSFNKNASVPTITAKIPEFNSIIGQRLDFSAIDLERLNRMYNCTTTHTLLDHCTFEKANICGMIQGTRDDTDWVHQDSAQAGEVDHTLLGQCTGAGYFMQFSTSSGSAEEAALLESRILYPKRKQQCLQFFYKMTGSPSDRLVVWVRRDDSTGNVRKLVKVQTFQGDDDHNWKIAHVVLKEEQKFRYLFQGTKGDPQNSAGGIYLDDITLTETPCPTGVWTVRNFSQVLENTSIGDKLQSPRFYNSEGYGFGLTLYPNGRESSGYLRLAFHVCSGENDAILEWPVENRQVIITILDQEPDVQNRMSSSMVFTTSKSHTSPAINDTVIWDRPSRVGTYHTDCNCFRSIELGWSGFISHQMLKRRSFLKNDDLIMFVDFEDITHLSQTEVPTKGKRLSPQGLILQGQEQQVSEEGSGKAMLEEALPVSLSQGQPSRQKRSVENTGPLEDHNWPQYFRDPCDPNPCQNDGICVNVKGMASCRCISGHAFFYTGERCQAMQVHGSVLGMVIGGTAGVIFLTFSIIAILSQRPRK
- the MEP1A gene encoding meprin A subunit alpha isoform X1, whose amino-acid sequence is MAWTTSTCILFFTLLFAHIAAVPVSRVLLFGYLEILILVYIIHFLYIYFFQIKYLPEENVHDSDFGELKDISEINLAAGLDLFQGDILLRKSRNGLRDPNTRWTFPIPYILADNLGLNAKGAILYAFEMFRLKSCVDFKPYEGESSYIIFQQFDGCWSEVGDQHVGQNLSIGQGCAYKAIIEHEILHALGFYHEQSRTDRDDYVNIWWDQILSGYQHNFDTYDDSLITDLNTPYDYESLMHYQPFSFNKNASVPTITAKIPEFNSIIGQRLDFSAIDLERLNRMYNCTTTHTLLDHCTFEKANICGMIQGTRDDTDWVHQDSAQAGEVDHTLLGQCTGAGYFMQFSTSSGSAEEAALLESRILYPKRKQQCLQFFYKMTGSPSDRLVVWVRRDDSTGNVRKLVKVQTFQGDDDHNWKIAHVVLKEEQKFRYLFQGTKGDPQNSAGGIYLDDITLTETPCPTGVWTVRNFSQVLENTSIGDKLQSPRFYNSEGYGFGLTLYPNGRESSGYLRLAFHVCSGENDAILEWPVENRQVIITILDQEPDVQNRMSSSMVFTTSKSHTSPAINDTVIWDRPSRVGTYHTDCNCFRSIELGWSGFISHQMLKRRSFLKNDDLIMFVDFEDITHLSQTEVPTKGKRLSPQGLILQGQEQQVSEEGSGKAMLEEALPVSLSQGQPSRQKRSVENTGPLEDHNWPQYFRDPCDPNPCQNDGICVNVKGMASCRCISGHAFFYTGERCQAMQVHGSVLGMVIGGTAGVIFLTFSIIAILSQRPRK